From a single Bufo bufo chromosome 9, aBufBuf1.1, whole genome shotgun sequence genomic region:
- the LOC120979817 gene encoding protein ZBED8-like, whose protein sequence is MICNAKLSNSSLAPAKLREHFLKLHGDGKYKNTTLAEFKVRRARFYEKASLPVLGFVPINKPILIASYEVAYLIAKQGKPHTIGETLIKPAVLKMANIILGKAAEVKLSQIPLSNDTISDRIEDMSKDILAQIVADLISSPAKFSLQLDETTDVSNLSQLAVFVRYVKDDVIKEEFLFCKPLTTTTKAADVKKLVDDFFKDNNLSWDMVSAVCSDGAPAMLGRKSGFGALVKADAPHIIVTHCILHRHALATKTLPPKLAEVLKIVVECVNYVRNSALRHRIFRELCKEMGSEFEVLLYHSNVRWLSRGQVLNRVFAVRVELALLLQEHQHCHADCFKDSEFILILAYMTDIFAALNHLNQQMQGGGVNIIEAEENLKAFQKKLPLWKRRIENDNFANFPLLDDCVSKIEDVSGIGDISVPTELKQAIATHLDELAKSLDGYFPTRESYPAWVRQPFTFSVETTDVNDEYLDEIIELQQSQVQQQLFRTTTLSTFWCQQMVTYPVIAKKPLEFFIPFVTTYLCEQSFSRMLDIKTKKRNRLCCENNMRVALAKVKPRISDLVSQRQGHTDLQ, encoded by the coding sequence ATGATTTGCAATGCCAAGTTGAGCAATTCTAGTCTAGCACCGGCAAAACTAAGAGAACACTTCCTTAAGCTGCATGGAGATGGAAAATACAAGAACACAACGCTCGCTGAATTCAAGGTGAGGAGAGCCAGATTCTATGAAAAGGCTAGTCTGCCTGTTCTCGGCTTTGTACCCATCAACAAACCGATCCTCATAGCATCGTACGAAGTTGCTTACCTGATCGCAAAGCAGGGCAAACCCCACACCATTGGTGAAACACTGATAAAACCAGCTGTGTTGAAGATGGCGAATATCATACTGGGAAAAGCGGCTGAAGTTAAGTTATCCCAAATTCCTCTTTCAAATGACACCATCAGCGACAGAATAGAGGACATGAGCAAAGACATCTTGGCTCAAATAGTTGCAGATCTGATTTCAAGCCCGGCAAAATTCAGCCTTCAACTCGACGAGACCACAGACGTCTCCAATCTAAGCCAGCTTGCAGTATTCGTGCGCTATGTGAAAGACGACGTGATAAAGGaagagtttttattttgtaagcCTCTTACAACAACAACTAAGGCAGCCGATGTGAAGAAACTTGTGGATGACTTCTTCAAAGACAACAATCTTTCGTGGGATATGGTTTCTGCAGTTTGTTCGGATGGAGCTCCAGCCATGCTGGGAAGAAAGTCTGGTTTTGGTGCGCTAGTGAAAGCCGATGCACCACACATCATTGTTACGCATTGTATTCTGCATAGGCATGCATTGGCAACAAAAACCTTGCCTCCAAAACTGGCAGAAGTATTAAAAATTGTAGTGGAATGTGTGAACTATGTGCGAAATAGTGCTCTGAGGCACCGCATCTTCAGGGAGCTGTGTAAAGAAATGGGATCTGAATTTGAGGTACTTCTGTACCATTCCAACGTTCGGTGGTTATCCCGGGGACAGGTGTTGAATCGTGTTTTTGCCGTGCGTGTGGAATTAGCCCTGCTTTTGCAAGAGCACCAACATTGTCATGCAGATTGCTTCAAAGATTCTGAGTTCATTCTCATTTTAGCGTACATGACTGATATCTTTGCAGCTCTAAATCATCTCAATCAACAGATGCAGGGCGGTGGAGTCAACATCATCGAAGCGGAAGAAAACCTGAAGGCTTTTCAAAAAAAGCTACCGTTATGGAAACGACGAATAGAGAACGATAACTTCGCAAACTTTCCCCTGCTAGACGACTGTGTAAGTAAGATCGAAGATGTATCTGGAATCGGAGACATTTCTGTACCCACGGAACTGAAGCAAGCAATTGCCACGCACTTAGATGAGCTTGCAAAGTCTCTTGATGGATACTTCCCTACAAGAGAGTCATATCCAGCATGGGTGAGACAGCCGTTCACATTTAGTGTTGAGACAACAGATGTCAATGATGAATACCTCGATGAAATCATTGAACTTCAGCAGAGCCAGGTTCAACAGCAACTCTTCAGAACAACAACGCTCTCAACGTTTTGGTGTCAACAAATGGTAACGTACCCTGTTATTGCTAAGAAACCTCTGGAGTTTTTCATACCGTTTGTTACAACATATCTTTGCGAGCAATCCTTTTCAAGGATGCTGGACATAAAAACGAAGAAAAGGAACAGACTTTGTTGCGAAAATAACATGAGAGTGGCACTTGCCAAGGTAAAGCCGCGCATTTCTGACCTGGTCTCTCAAAGACAAGGTCACACTGATTTGCAGTAA